The following is a genomic window from Geobacillus subterraneus.
CGAAACAAGTCTCCTGCTTCAAGGAATGTGCAGGCCGATCGCCTAATGAGCAGGCGGAAGACGGATGCCGGCTGACAATCGCCGACGAATCGGACCGTTGATGGTTCGAACGGACACCGTCGGAACGAAGGGAAGCGGAAAGGATTTCTTGTGTGTGGCGTACTGTTCGGCGAACACGCACAAGTCGCTTGAAGACCCTGCCTCTAAGCGAAGCGTAGGTGGTGGGGAGTTCACTTGATAACAAAACAGAGGCAGAAGGGAGGAAATTGGTAATGGCAGGACGGAAAGGCGGACGCGGCAAACGCCGTAAAGTATGTTATTTCACGGCGAATAACATCACGCATATCGACTACAAAGACGTCGATTTGCTGAAAAAATTCATTTCCGAACGCGGCAAAATTTTACCGCGCCGCGTGACGGGAACGAGCGCGAAATATCAGCGCAAATTAACGGTCGCGATCAAACGCGCGCGCCAAATGGCACTCTTGCCGTACGTTGCGGACGAGTGAGCCGAAAAAAAGCAGTAAGGGGGACCTTACTGCTTTTTTCTATTTATGTTATGCTGGTTAAACTAGTTAGAAAGGGGAACGTTCATTGCGAAAGACGCATGCTCTCACCGAAGCAGCGATTGAACTTGCACTGTTTGCCGTTTTGTTTTTGCTCGCGTTATATGTGCCATTCATTGGTTTCGTCGCTGCCTTGTTTTTAGCGCTTCCGTTTATGGTGTTTACCATGCGCCACGGACTCGCTCCCGCCTGGCTGCTGCTTGCGGCAGCGCTTGTCGTTTCCGGCCTAGTCGGCTCGCTTTTGTCGCTGCCGATGGCGCTCATGTTCGGAACCGTTGGCATAGCGGTCGGTGCGATGCTGGCGAAAAAGAAAAACCGTTATCTTATTTTGCTCGTTGGCGCGCTCGTATTTTTAGCCAACATTGTGCTTGACTACATCATCTCGATTCAGTTTCTGCAAGTGGATATGATTCAAGATACGCTCGCGCTAGTGCGCGAATCGTTTGATACGGCCATGCGCGTGATGGAAGGAATGGGCCAAGCGCCACCAGCGGAGATGAAAAAACAGTTTGAGCAAGCCATTGTCTTGATCGGCTACATGATTCCGACTTTGTTTGTCGTCGCTTCGTTTGCGCTGGCGTACGTGACGATCATCGTCTCGCTGCCTGTCATGAAACGGCTGAAGCTCCCGGTCGGCACGTGGCCGCCGTTTCGTGAGCTCTCCTTGCCCAAAAGCGTATTATGGATCTACGTCCTTGTGCTCGT
Proteins encoded in this region:
- a CDS encoding YybS family protein; this translates as MRKTHALTEAAIELALFAVLFLLALYVPFIGFVAALFLALPFMVFTMRHGLAPAWLLLAAALVVSGLVGSLLSLPMALMFGTVGIAVGAMLAKKKNRYLILLVGALVFLANIVLDYIISIQFLQVDMIQDTLALVRESFDTAMRVMEGMGQAPPAEMKKQFEQAIVLIGYMIPTLFVVASFALAYVTIIVSLPVMKRLKLPVGTWPPFRELSLPKSVLWIYVLVLVLSLLPLEEGTFPYIAVLNVSYVLQLAMIVQGFSFLYYAAHKKGVGKGVVVTGTVICLFLPFLLYLVAIFGIIDLGFDLRRRI
- the rpsR gene encoding 30S ribosomal protein S18, with the translated sequence MAGRKGGRGKRRKVCYFTANNITHIDYKDVDLLKKFISERGKILPRRVTGTSAKYQRKLTVAIKRARQMALLPYVADE